A window of Shewanella mesophila contains these coding sequences:
- a CDS encoding YacL family protein → MEYEFRRNTLTGTLVANFSMDHEIMGLWFVDELGEDSQLCQQLQNTILLLQQSAISDKRFVGKAISIELDSEQVRVFANVLEMEDEVELDESMSLYDGESEAFCGLEDFAAALDSWQAFIKDSR, encoded by the coding sequence ATGGAATATGAATTTCGCCGTAATACGTTAACTGGCACGTTAGTCGCCAACTTTTCGATGGACCATGAGATCATGGGGCTGTGGTTCGTCGATGAGCTGGGTGAGGACAGTCAATTATGTCAGCAATTACAAAACACTATATTACTTTTACAGCAAAGTGCAATAAGCGATAAACGTTTTGTGGGTAAGGCGATTTCGATTGAACTCGATAGTGAACAAGTTCGTGTATTTGCTAATGTGTTAGAGATGGAAGATGAGGTTGAACTCGATGAATCCATGTCTCTCTATGATGGCGAATCAGAAGCTTTTTGTGGTTTAGAGGATTTTGCTGCCGCCTTGGATAGTTGGCAGGCATTTATTAAGGACAGTCGCTAA
- a CDS encoding SlyX family protein, with protein MVQLEQRIEELEMKLAFQESTIDALDEQVIKLNELVNDQQEKLRMLISKIQQVEPSNMATQAEETPPPHY; from the coding sequence TTGGTGCAACTAGAACAAAGAATTGAAGAACTGGAAATGAAGCTCGCCTTTCAAGAGAGCACCATTGATGCACTCGATGAGCAAGTAATAAAACTCAACGAACTAGTCAATGATCAGCAAGAAAAGCTACGCATGCTCATCAGTAAAATACAGCAGGTTGAGCCTAGCAATATGGCGACTCAAGCAGAAGAGACACCACCACCGCATTACTAA
- the fkpA gene encoding FKBP-type peptidyl-prolyl cis-trans isomerase translates to MKSIYKISLVALAVVGLTACNQEEKTTTAPEVKLETSAQKQAYSVGASIGKYMSGHIKEQEELGLPVDRSLIITGFSNGLNDELKLTEEEMQTVLQSLDETLNQKRQAQAAALAEKAQAESKAFLEANKAKEGVVTTESGLQYEVLTPGTGEKPAAEDTVEVHYVGTLTDGTEFDSSIARGESAKFPLNRVIPGWTEGVQLMSVGAKYKFVIPAELAYGNRDTGTIPANSTLIFEVELLSIEKASAPTADAAAAK, encoded by the coding sequence ATGAAGTCGATTTACAAAATTTCACTGGTCGCGCTAGCAGTGGTTGGTTTAACTGCTTGTAATCAAGAAGAAAAAACAACAACTGCGCCAGAAGTCAAGTTAGAAACTAGCGCGCAAAAGCAAGCGTATAGTGTAGGTGCTTCTATTGGTAAGTACATGTCTGGCCACATTAAAGAGCAAGAAGAATTAGGTCTACCTGTTGATCGTAGTCTTATTATTACTGGTTTTAGTAATGGACTTAATGACGAGCTGAAGCTGACTGAAGAAGAGATGCAAACGGTTCTTCAAAGTTTAGATGAAACCTTGAATCAAAAACGTCAAGCTCAAGCTGCGGCTTTAGCTGAAAAAGCACAAGCAGAAAGCAAAGCTTTCCTTGAGGCCAATAAGGCGAAAGAAGGTGTTGTTACGACTGAATCGGGCCTTCAATATGAAGTGTTAACACCAGGTACAGGCGAAAAGCCTGCTGCAGAAGACACAGTTGAAGTCCATTATGTAGGTACGTTAACTGATGGTACTGAATTTGACAGCTCTATTGCACGTGGAGAGTCTGCAAAGTTCCCATTAAACCGCGTTATCCCTGGTTGGACCGAAGGTGTGCAACTAATGTCTGTCGGTGCTAAGTATAAGTTCGTTATTCCTGCTGAGCTTGCTTACGGCAACCGCGACACAGGCACTATTCCAGCTAATTCAACTTTGATTTTTGAAGTCGAATTACTCTCTATTGAGAAAGCGTCAGCGCCAACGGCTGATGCCGCTGCAGCAAAGTAA
- a CDS encoding P-II family nitrogen regulator, with protein sequence MKLISAIIKPFKLDDVREAIAGLGIEGMTVTEVKGFGRQKGHTELYRGAEYQVDFLPKVRLDIATKAENVEHLIESIVSAARTGKIGDGKIFVTDLDQVIRIRTGELDNEAL encoded by the coding sequence ATGAAATTAATCAGCGCAATAATCAAACCATTTAAATTGGATGATGTGCGAGAAGCAATAGCTGGGCTGGGTATAGAAGGGATGACAGTCACCGAGGTGAAAGGATTTGGGCGCCAAAAAGGGCACACCGAACTGTATCGCGGAGCAGAGTATCAGGTCGATTTCCTACCTAAGGTAAGACTGGATATCGCTACCAAAGCTGAAAATGTTGAGCATCTGATTGAGTCGATTGTTTCAGCCGCGCGAACCGGCAAGATTGGCGACGGTAAAATCTTTGTCACGGATCTGGATCAGGTTATCCGTATCCGTACTGGCGAACTCGATAACGAAGCACTTTAG
- a CDS encoding response regulator, producing the protein MGKPYSVLVVDDHPLLRRGICQLIASDTDFTLFGEAGSGLDALSATAEDEPDIVLLDLNMKGMTGLDTLNALRQEGVTSRIVILTVSDAKQDVVRLVKAGADGYLLKDTEPDLLLEKLKNAMQGHRVISESVEDFLYELKDSEDEQVWIDSLTPRELQILELLAEGKSNRVISEQLHISEGTVKVHVKNLLRKANAKSRTEMAVRYLNQ; encoded by the coding sequence ATGGGCAAACCTTACTCAGTACTCGTTGTCGATGATCATCCTTTATTACGCAGAGGGATCTGCCAACTCATCGCGTCAGACACTGATTTTACTCTTTTTGGCGAAGCGGGTAGCGGATTAGATGCGCTATCTGCCACTGCTGAAGATGAGCCAGATATCGTATTACTCGATCTCAATATGAAAGGAATGACCGGACTAGATACCCTTAATGCCCTGCGGCAAGAAGGGGTTACCAGCCGCATCGTTATTCTCACCGTATCAGATGCCAAACAAGATGTTGTACGCTTGGTAAAAGCAGGAGCCGACGGCTATTTACTTAAAGATACTGAGCCCGATTTATTGCTCGAAAAGCTTAAAAATGCAATGCAAGGTCACAGAGTGATCTCTGAATCTGTTGAGGATTTCCTCTATGAGCTTAAAGATAGTGAAGATGAGCAAGTTTGGATTGATAGCTTAACGCCTAGAGAGTTACAGATTTTAGAATTGCTGGCAGAAGGCAAAAGCAATCGAGTGATCTCCGAGCAACTCCATATCAGCGAAGGAACCGTAAAGGTTCACGTAAAAAACTTACTCAGAAAAGCCAATGCTAAATCTCGTACAGAAATGGCGGTGCGTTACCTAAATCAATAA
- a CDS encoding tetratricopeptide repeat protein: MRLILCLSILLVLIQGCASSTSQTRIDNVEQYFRDEYFSPAQDLIQPQELFSLSSQITQTLRQDFQKSRMSRDYTMANRWLANYINASNGGFEYQDNVTRIAQKTFDDRAGNCLSLVLLSASLAEVLDVGVEFQEIEVPPVWDKQGDFYLVNGHINLRLLPKETNNTYLVSKDAIQIDFLPERTMRGYAKKHIDKTTVMAMFFNNIAAESLVEGKYDLAYAYIKQSLMLKAEFVPALNTLAILYRYKGLDNQAETIYKLALSMEGEDLNALYNYAVLLASQQRLDEWAEVHKTLELARIRNPYYYYDMAQQAYFDHEYETALTWYKRAVEKASYRHEFYFGLSRAYWATGDERKAQLNLERALALTGDDMNKRRYQSKLHAMKTH; this comes from the coding sequence ATGAGATTAATATTATGTCTGTCCATCTTACTTGTGCTGATACAAGGTTGCGCCTCTTCAACATCACAAACTCGCATTGATAATGTAGAGCAGTATTTTCGGGATGAATATTTTTCTCCTGCACAAGACCTTATCCAACCGCAGGAACTTTTTTCTCTATCTAGTCAGATCACTCAGACATTAAGACAAGATTTTCAAAAGAGTCGCATGTCTAGAGATTACACCATGGCTAATCGTTGGCTAGCTAACTATATTAATGCCAGTAATGGTGGATTTGAATATCAAGATAATGTCACTCGTATTGCTCAAAAAACCTTTGATGATCGAGCTGGCAACTGCCTATCGTTAGTCTTACTTTCCGCTTCCTTGGCGGAAGTGCTAGATGTTGGTGTTGAGTTTCAAGAGATAGAAGTGCCACCTGTTTGGGATAAGCAAGGGGACTTTTATTTAGTTAATGGTCATATTAACTTACGTCTATTGCCCAAGGAAACCAACAATACCTATTTAGTCTCTAAAGACGCCATTCAAATTGATTTTTTACCAGAAAGAACCATGCGTGGATATGCCAAGAAGCACATAGATAAAACCACGGTAATGGCCATGTTTTTTAATAATATTGCAGCAGAGTCGTTGGTTGAGGGTAAGTATGACTTAGCCTATGCCTATATTAAGCAGAGTCTAATGTTAAAAGCTGAATTTGTGCCAGCTCTTAATACCCTGGCTATTTTATATCGTTATAAGGGGCTGGATAACCAAGCTGAAACCATTTACAAGCTAGCCTTGTCTATGGAAGGAGAAGACTTAAATGCACTGTATAATTATGCTGTGTTATTGGCTAGTCAACAGCGATTAGATGAGTGGGCTGAAGTTCATAAGACGCTCGAGCTTGCAAGGATACGTAACCCTTATTATTACTATGATATGGCTCAACAAGCGTATTTTGATCATGAGTATGAAACGGCATTAACTTGGTATAAACGTGCTGTTGAAAAGGCGAGTTATCGGCATGAGTTTTACTTTGGTTTATCGCGAGCCTATTGGGCAACAGGGGATGAACGCAAGGCTCAGTTAAATCTCGAAAGGGCATTAGCCTTAACTGGAGATGATATGAATAAACGTCGTTACCAGTCAAAATTACATGCGATGAAAACCCATTAA
- a CDS encoding hydrolase, translating to MLTPQDCVLVIVDVQGKLAQIMHQAEAMTSKLETLIKAAELFEIPIVWLEQLPDKLGSTSQNLQTLLSPKHHPIAKAHFSAWHCEAFREAMSSHDRKQVLMTGIETHVCVYQTCRDLLDNDFEVNVVVDGVSSRTAENKQLGIQMMTQYGAKVTNSESLLFELQQHASGERFKALLKMIK from the coding sequence ATGTTAACACCACAGGATTGTGTACTCGTCATCGTCGATGTTCAGGGCAAACTTGCCCAGATCATGCATCAAGCTGAAGCAATGACAAGCAAGTTAGAAACCTTAATAAAGGCAGCAGAACTGTTTGAGATCCCAATTGTTTGGCTTGAGCAACTGCCTGATAAACTCGGCTCAACGAGTCAAAATCTTCAGACATTACTATCACCCAAGCATCATCCGATAGCTAAAGCTCATTTTAGTGCATGGCATTGTGAAGCTTTCCGTGAAGCCATGAGCAGTCATGATCGCAAGCAGGTGTTAATGACGGGAATTGAGACTCATGTATGTGTTTATCAAACATGTAGAGATCTATTAGATAATGATTTTGAGGTCAACGTGGTAGTCGATGGCGTATCTTCTCGAACAGCAGAGAACAAGCAACTTGGTATTCAGATGATGACCCAGTACGGCGCCAAAGTGACTAACAGTGAATCTTTGCTATTTGAACTTCAACAGCACGCTAGCGGCGAACGCTTTAAAGCCTTACTTAAGATGATTAAATAG
- a CDS encoding WD40 repeat domain-containing protein gives MKKSSLLLICAIIITACQPKPHSTPIIYEPSYSASLSSTPKFLLLSTASNNLQLWDLTTNTQRFQWFHGKNNEQAIDTAISNNLRYAASLSRDSVALWSIEDGESLGWWSLPSTGQSISLANTGALLIGLTDGSVMSLDPKSNRLIKFLGHTEKVNSVAISDDGMLALSGANDNQVMLWHAQTGQPIHQWPLASRVIKVSISHDGQLAFGSDSTNQGIIWQTQSGQQLSQLKIKRRTMNFSAARFTNDNTGLLTGTPAREIIFWRVSNGKPLANWRVSLTEHAQTKGAVVYSVAEAQNNQVMSISSNGLLETWSIPAQ, from the coding sequence ATGAAAAAAAGCAGTTTGCTGCTAATTTGCGCTATCATCATCACAGCCTGTCAACCAAAGCCTCACTCGACACCGATCATCTATGAACCGAGTTATAGCGCTTCGCTGTCAAGTACCCCAAAATTTTTACTGCTCAGTACAGCAAGCAATAACTTACAACTTTGGGATCTGACAACTAACACCCAGCGTTTCCAATGGTTTCACGGTAAAAACAACGAACAAGCGATCGACACCGCAATCTCAAATAACCTCAGATATGCAGCCTCTCTCAGCCGGGACTCTGTCGCCCTTTGGAGTATTGAAGATGGAGAGTCTTTAGGTTGGTGGTCGCTACCATCCACAGGGCAATCAATTTCGCTGGCCAATACTGGCGCGCTTTTAATTGGCTTAACCGATGGTAGCGTTATGTCACTCGATCCGAAAAGCAACCGCCTGATCAAGTTTCTCGGCCATACAGAGAAGGTCAATAGCGTTGCGATTTCTGATGATGGAATGCTCGCGCTATCTGGGGCAAACGATAATCAGGTGATGTTATGGCATGCACAAACGGGACAACCAATACATCAATGGCCGCTAGCGAGTCGGGTCATTAAGGTGAGTATCAGTCACGATGGTCAATTGGCGTTTGGCTCTGATAGCACCAATCAAGGGATAATTTGGCAGACTCAAAGTGGTCAGCAGTTAAGTCAACTGAAGATTAAACGCCGCACAATGAACTTTTCGGCCGCAAGGTTTACCAATGATAATACAGGCCTACTGACGGGAACGCCTGCGCGCGAGATCATATTTTGGCGAGTATCAAATGGAAAACCGCTCGCTAATTGGCGTGTTAGCCTGACAGAGCATGCCCAAACCAAAGGAGCCGTTGTATACTCTGTCGCTGAAGCGCAAAATAACCAGGTAATGAGCATTAGTAGTAATGGCTTGTTAGAAACCTGGTCAATCCCCGCCCAATAG
- a CDS encoding ammonium transporter — protein sequence MEELKALGATVTELRFALDTFYFLISGALVMWMAAGFAMLEAGLVRSKNTTEILTKNVCLYSIACIMYLIVGYNIMYVDNAEGGWLPSLASLIGSQAGDADHALESDFFFQVVFVATAMSIVSGAVAERMKLWSFLVFSIFMTGVIYPVEGYWTWGGGFLSEAGFVDFAGSGIVHMAGAAAAISGVLLLGARKGKYGANGQVNPIPGSNLPMATLGMFILWMGWFGFNGGSQLLVSDVENASAVAKIFVNTNSAAAFGSVSALIVCKMVWGKADLTMILNGALAGLVAITADPLSPSLPLAGAIGLVAGGIVVFSIVMFDRIKIDDPVGAISVHGVAGLFGLVMVPMSNADATLVGQFYGAAVIFAWVFSASFVVWYALKLTMGIRVTEEEEYNGMDASDCGIDAYPEFVSLKSAS from the coding sequence ATGGAAGAGTTAAAGGCATTGGGCGCAACAGTAACAGAGTTGCGATTCGCACTAGATACATTCTACTTTCTTATTTCTGGTGCGTTGGTAATGTGGATGGCAGCGGGTTTTGCCATGCTTGAAGCTGGGTTAGTTCGTTCTAAAAACACCACAGAAATTTTAACCAAAAACGTATGCCTATACTCTATAGCATGCATCATGTATTTGATTGTCGGTTATAACATCATGTACGTCGACAATGCAGAGGGCGGTTGGCTGCCATCGCTTGCTAGCTTAATTGGTTCTCAAGCTGGCGATGCCGATCATGCGTTGGAGTCAGACTTCTTTTTCCAAGTGGTGTTTGTCGCTACTGCTATGTCTATTGTGTCTGGTGCCGTAGCAGAACGGATGAAGTTATGGTCATTCTTAGTCTTCTCAATTTTTATGACGGGCGTCATCTATCCTGTTGAAGGATATTGGACTTGGGGTGGTGGATTCCTCTCTGAAGCCGGTTTTGTCGATTTTGCTGGTAGTGGCATAGTCCATATGGCGGGAGCTGCGGCAGCGATTTCAGGTGTGTTATTGCTTGGTGCTCGAAAAGGCAAGTATGGCGCAAATGGCCAGGTTAATCCTATCCCTGGTTCTAACCTTCCTATGGCGACGTTAGGTATGTTCATTCTATGGATGGGGTGGTTTGGCTTCAACGGTGGCTCTCAGCTGCTGGTGTCTGATGTTGAAAATGCATCGGCAGTTGCCAAAATTTTTGTAAACACAAATTCAGCCGCTGCATTTGGTTCTGTCTCTGCGTTGATCGTATGCAAAATGGTCTGGGGCAAAGCCGACTTAACTATGATTCTTAATGGTGCGTTAGCTGGTTTAGTGGCTATTACCGCCGATCCTCTCTCTCCTTCACTACCTCTCGCTGGTGCGATAGGTTTGGTTGCTGGTGGCATTGTGGTGTTCTCAATTGTGATGTTCGACCGTATAAAAATCGATGACCCAGTTGGTGCTATCTCGGTTCACGGTGTTGCTGGTTTGTTTGGATTGGTGATGGTGCCTATGTCAAATGCAGATGCAACTTTAGTGGGCCAGTTCTATGGCGCCGCAGTGATTTTCGCTTGGGTATTTAGTGCGTCATTTGTAGTTTGGTACGCACTTAAGTTGACTATGGGGATCCGAGTTACCGAAGAGGAAGAGTACAACGGTATGGATGCGTCTGATTGTGGTATCGATGCGTATCCTGAATTTGTATCGCTAAAGAGTGCTAGCTAA
- the nrfA gene encoding ammonia-forming nitrite reductase cytochrome c552 subunit, giving the protein MVKTLTKKTFALSALVAASLMASGVMASEKTEPRNEVYKDKFSKQYDSWHDTAESKEVVDMLEKVPSLVVLWAGYGFAKDYNAPRGHMYAVTDVRNTLRTGAPKSAEDGPMPMACWSCKSPDVPRVIEEQGEDGYFTGKWYKGGAEIVNTIGCGDCHEKGSSKLRMSRPFAERAMATIGTPFDKASKKDKQSMVCAQCHVEYYFEKTKDRKGFVKFPWDMGQTVEQMEVYYDNMEFADWTHAVSKTPMLKAQHPGYETWKLGVHGQNNVTCVDCHMPKVKNAEGRKFTDHKVGNPFDRFEETCATCHSQSKEFMVNLTKEKQTKVSDLKARAESQLVKAHFEAKAAWDAGATEAEMKPILMDIRHSQWRWDYATASHGAAAHAADEILRILGTSVDKAGDARVKLAQLLAAKGVKQPVAIPDVSTKAKAQAALGMDMKKMNAAKEEFKKNTLPKWDEEAKKREATY; this is encoded by the coding sequence ATGGTGAAAACATTAACTAAGAAAACCTTTGCACTAAGTGCCTTGGTCGCGGCAAGCCTTATGGCTTCAGGCGTGATGGCGAGCGAAAAAACAGAGCCTCGTAATGAAGTTTATAAAGATAAGTTTTCGAAGCAGTATGACAGTTGGCATGACACTGCAGAGAGCAAAGAAGTCGTCGACATGCTTGAGAAAGTGCCTAGCTTAGTCGTACTTTGGGCTGGTTATGGTTTTGCCAAAGACTATAATGCGCCACGTGGCCACATGTATGCTGTCACCGATGTTCGCAATACACTGCGTACCGGTGCACCTAAGTCAGCCGAAGATGGTCCAATGCCAATGGCATGTTGGTCTTGTAAGAGCCCAGATGTGCCTCGCGTGATCGAAGAGCAAGGTGAAGATGGTTACTTCACTGGTAAGTGGTACAAAGGTGGTGCTGAAATCGTTAACACTATCGGTTGTGGTGATTGTCACGAGAAAGGCTCTTCTAAGTTACGTATGTCTCGCCCATTTGCCGAGCGTGCAATGGCGACAATTGGCACACCATTTGATAAAGCGTCTAAGAAAGATAAGCAATCTATGGTTTGTGCTCAGTGTCACGTAGAGTACTACTTCGAGAAGACTAAAGACCGCAAAGGGTTTGTTAAGTTCCCATGGGATATGGGCCAAACTGTTGAGCAGATGGAAGTCTACTACGATAACATGGAGTTCGCCGATTGGACTCATGCCGTATCTAAGACGCCAATGTTGAAAGCACAGCACCCAGGTTATGAAACTTGGAAGCTTGGCGTACATGGTCAGAACAATGTGACCTGTGTTGATTGCCATATGCCTAAAGTTAAAAATGCTGAAGGTCGTAAGTTTACCGACCATAAAGTAGGTAACCCATTTGACCGCTTCGAAGAGACATGTGCTACTTGTCACTCTCAAAGCAAAGAGTTCATGGTTAACTTGACCAAAGAGAAGCAAACTAAGGTTAGTGATCTTAAGGCTCGCGCTGAATCTCAGTTAGTCAAAGCTCACTTTGAGGCGAAAGCGGCATGGGATGCCGGTGCGACTGAAGCTGAAATGAAGCCAATTCTTATGGATATTCGTCATTCACAATGGCGTTGGGATTATGCAACAGCATCTCATGGTGCTGCAGCTCACGCGGCAGATGAAATATTGCGTATTCTAGGTACTTCAGTCGATAAAGCTGGTGATGCCCGAGTTAAACTCGCTCAGCTACTTGCTGCTAAAGGTGTTAAACAGCCTGTTGCAATTCCTGATGTATCTACCAAAGCAAAAGCACAAGCTGCGCTAGGTATGGATATGAAGAAGATGAACGCTGCGAAAGAAGAGTTCAAGAAAAATACATTACCTAAGTGGGATGAAGAAGCTAAGAAGCGCGAAGCAACTTACTAA
- the narQ gene encoding nitrate/nitrite two-component system sensor histidine kinase NarQ, producing the protein MKKGSLTSTIFGLMLTFILLSSGLATFAIANLAYSLGDARAINASGSLRMQSYRLMFYANSGSADADEKIKEFETTLYSDALKRSLGWMTPDVLGEQYLLVIQKWKVMKGYIEEENSRLYASALKDFVDTIDLLVLETEQHAAFKLKLLTASQIAGLSLMLLIAFFAVRYTKRQVVKPLHQLMESANTISKGNFNVDVPQSEYIELSALSNALATSALELSSLYDNLENQVKEKTFALTRANNELKLLYDNLVMLHSGKLEKNTIRQALNQLRAHEPSTFIRVIIVQDEDEQLCIEADGGWPRSSIAKIRFALKFAENELGYLEVAANGEINHALFENFAIMLARSIVIYNASEQRQQLALMEERGVIARELHDSLGQLLSFLKIQVSLLSKGLNDQCRSPQVEQQLSEINEGVNTAYVQLRELLSTFRLTINDPNLNHAIEAMLDQLRSQSTAEITLDYKLPMQLLGAHQHIHVLQLTREATLNAIKHANAKHIAISCVTQDANVRISISDDGVGVDKLKERDQHFGIGIMHERASRLSGIVDFSSNENGGTTVTLLFPPEKAPDQ; encoded by the coding sequence ATGAAGAAAGGTAGTCTTACCTCCACAATTTTTGGGTTAATGTTAACCTTTATTTTACTTTCCAGCGGACTGGCAACTTTTGCTATCGCCAATTTGGCATACAGTTTAGGTGACGCTAGAGCGATTAATGCCTCAGGATCTTTGCGGATGCAGAGTTACCGCCTGATGTTTTATGCAAACTCAGGTAGTGCAGATGCCGATGAGAAAATTAAAGAGTTCGAAACAACCCTCTATTCCGATGCACTTAAGCGATCATTAGGCTGGATGACACCCGATGTTCTGGGAGAGCAGTACCTGTTAGTGATTCAAAAGTGGAAGGTGATGAAGGGTTATATTGAAGAGGAAAATTCTCGCCTTTATGCCTCTGCACTCAAGGATTTTGTTGATACGATCGATCTTCTGGTTCTTGAGACTGAACAACATGCCGCCTTTAAGCTAAAACTACTCACCGCAAGCCAAATTGCCGGCTTAAGCCTAATGTTGTTGATCGCCTTTTTCGCCGTCCGCTATACCAAGCGACAAGTCGTCAAACCATTGCATCAGCTAATGGAGTCAGCTAACACCATATCGAAGGGGAATTTTAATGTCGATGTACCTCAAAGCGAATATATAGAACTAAGTGCGCTTAGCAATGCGCTGGCGACGAGTGCTCTAGAGCTATCAAGCCTATACGACAATCTCGAGAATCAAGTTAAGGAGAAAACCTTCGCATTAACCCGAGCCAACAATGAACTTAAATTACTCTATGACAACCTAGTCATGTTGCATTCAGGTAAGCTTGAAAAAAATACGATAAGACAGGCTCTAAACCAATTAAGAGCACATGAACCGAGCACATTTATCCGAGTTATCATAGTACAAGATGAGGATGAACAGCTCTGTATCGAGGCTGATGGTGGCTGGCCGCGTTCGTCTATAGCAAAGATACGCTTTGCGCTAAAATTCGCTGAGAATGAGCTAGGGTATCTCGAAGTCGCAGCAAACGGAGAGATAAATCATGCACTATTTGAAAACTTCGCCATCATGCTTGCTCGTTCAATTGTTATCTATAACGCGAGCGAACAGCGTCAGCAGTTAGCCTTAATGGAAGAGAGAGGCGTAATTGCAAGGGAGTTGCACGACTCATTAGGACAACTGCTCTCATTTCTAAAAATCCAAGTTAGCCTGCTATCTAAAGGCTTAAACGATCAATGCCGTAGCCCTCAAGTAGAACAACAGCTTAGCGAGATCAATGAGGGAGTAAATACGGCCTACGTGCAGCTTAGAGAGTTGCTATCCACATTTCGCTTAACCATAAATGATCCGAATCTTAACCATGCGATAGAGGCAATGCTAGATCAACTCCGCAGCCAATCAACAGCCGAGATCACACTCGACTATAAGCTCCCGATGCAATTACTCGGCGCGCATCAACATATACACGTATTGCAGCTCACCAGAGAAGCGACCCTAAACGCAATTAAGCATGCCAATGCCAAACATATCGCAATTTCTTGCGTGACCCAAGATGCTAATGTTCGCATTAGTATCAGCGATGATGGTGTTGGCGTCGATAAATTAAAAGAACGAGATCAACATTTTGGGATTGGGATCATGCATGAGCGCGCCAGCAGGCTTTCTGGTATAGTAGACTTTTCTAGCAATGAAAATGGCGGCACCACAGTAACCTTACTCTTTCCGCCAGAAAAAGCACCTGACCAATAG